From a single Brassica napus cultivar Da-Ae chromosome C9, Da-Ae, whole genome shotgun sequence genomic region:
- the LOC106390238 gene encoding meiotic recombination protein SPO11-2 isoform X1 — protein MEEDASMKFFSDQNTSYADILPPREARARIEVSVLNLLRALNSPDPAISHLSLINRKRSNSCVNQGILTDVSYIFLSTSFTKSSLTNAKTAKAFVRVWKVMEMCFQILLQEKRVTQRELFYKLLCDSPDLFSSQVEVNRSVQDVVALLRCSRFSLGIIASTRGLVAGRLSLQEPGKEPVDCSACGSSGFPISGDLNLLDTTIMTSDARYIILVEKHAIFHRLVEDRVFNHIPCVFITAKGYPDIATRFFLHRMSITFPHLPILALVDWNPAGLAILCTFKFGSIGMGLEAYRYGTKTRTFASHYIPTVMMVFDSSVACNVKWIGLRGDDLNLIPEESLVPLKAKDSQIAKSLLSSKILQENYREELSLMIETGKRAEIEALYCHGYNYLGKYIATKIVQGKYI, from the exons ATGGAGGAAGATGCATCGATGAAGTTCTTCTCGGATCAAAACACCTCTTACGCTGACATCCTTCCTCCTCGCGAA GCTCGTGCTAGAATCGAAGTGTCTGTCCTCAATCTCCTCAGAGCTTTGAATTCTCCAGATCCAGCCATCTCTCATCTCTCCCTG ATCAATAGGAAGAGAAGCAATAGCTGTGTAAACCAAGGCATACTCACAGACGTTTCCTACAtattcctctctacttcctttACCAAAAGCTCCTTGACCAATGCTAAAACTGCCAAAGCTTTCGTGCGCG TGTGGAAAGTTATGGAGATGTGCTTTCAGATTCTGCTTCAAGAGAAACGAGTCACTCAAAGAGAGCTCTTCTATAAACTGCTTTGTGATTCACCTGACTTATTTTCTTCTCAGGTTGAAGTCAACCGAAGCGTCCAAG ATGTGGTAGCTCTTTTGCGTTGCAGTAGATTCAGTCTTGGGATTATAGCTTCTACCAGAGGCCTTGTTGCTGGAAGGTTATCCCTTCAA GAACCAGGTAAGGAACCTGTAGACTGTTCAGCCTGTGGCTCTTCTGGTTTTCCTATTTCAGGAGACTTGAATTTGCTTGACACCACCATCATGACAAGCGATGCTCGCTACATCATTCTTGTGGAAAAG CATGCGATATTTCATCGCCTTGTGGAGGATCGCGTGTTCAATCACATTCCTTGTGTGTTCATCACCGCAAAAGGGTATCCGGACATTGCCACAAG GTTTTTCCTTCATCGGATGAGCATAACATTTCCTCATCTGCCAATTCTTGCTCTAGTAGATTG GAATCCAGCTGGGTTAGCTATACTATGCACCTTCAAGTTTGGGAGCATAGGAATGGGTCTTGAAGCTTACAGATATGGTACAAAGACTCGAACGTTTGCATCACATTATATTCCCACTGTAATGATGGTTTTTGATTCGTCTGTAGCTTGCAATGTTAAGTGGATTGGGCTCAGAGGAGATGATCTTAACCTGATACCAGAAGAGTCTTTGGTTCCTCTCAAGGCAAAGGATTCGCAGATTGCTAAAAGCTTATTGTCCTCCAAAATCTTGCAG GAGAACTACAGAGAGGAGTTGTCACTGATGATCGAAACTGGTAAGAGAGCTGAAATTGAAGCTCTGTATTGCCATGGTTATAACTATCTCGGGAAGTATATAGCCACCAAGATCGTTCAGGGCAAATACATATAA
- the LOC106390238 gene encoding meiotic recombination protein SPO11-2 isoform X2 — MEEDASMKFFSDQNTSYADILPPREARARIEVSVLNLLRALNSPDPAISHLSLINRKRSNSCVNQGILTDVSYIFLSTSFTKSSLTNAKTAKAFVRVWKVMEMCFQILLQEKRVTQRELFYKLLCDSPDLFSSQVEVNRSVQDVVALLRCSRFSLGIIASTRGLVAGRLSLQEPGKEPVDCSACGSSGFPISGDLNLLDTTIMTSDARYIILVEKHAIFHRLVEDRVFNHIPCVFITAKGYPDIATRFFLHRMSITFPHLPILALVDWNPAGLAILCTFKFGSIGMGLEAYRYACNVKWIGLRGDDLNLIPEESLVPLKAKDSQIAKSLLSSKILQENYREELSLMIETGKRAEIEALYCHGYNYLGKYIATKIVQGKYI; from the exons ATGGAGGAAGATGCATCGATGAAGTTCTTCTCGGATCAAAACACCTCTTACGCTGACATCCTTCCTCCTCGCGAA GCTCGTGCTAGAATCGAAGTGTCTGTCCTCAATCTCCTCAGAGCTTTGAATTCTCCAGATCCAGCCATCTCTCATCTCTCCCTG ATCAATAGGAAGAGAAGCAATAGCTGTGTAAACCAAGGCATACTCACAGACGTTTCCTACAtattcctctctacttcctttACCAAAAGCTCCTTGACCAATGCTAAAACTGCCAAAGCTTTCGTGCGCG TGTGGAAAGTTATGGAGATGTGCTTTCAGATTCTGCTTCAAGAGAAACGAGTCACTCAAAGAGAGCTCTTCTATAAACTGCTTTGTGATTCACCTGACTTATTTTCTTCTCAGGTTGAAGTCAACCGAAGCGTCCAAG ATGTGGTAGCTCTTTTGCGTTGCAGTAGATTCAGTCTTGGGATTATAGCTTCTACCAGAGGCCTTGTTGCTGGAAGGTTATCCCTTCAA GAACCAGGTAAGGAACCTGTAGACTGTTCAGCCTGTGGCTCTTCTGGTTTTCCTATTTCAGGAGACTTGAATTTGCTTGACACCACCATCATGACAAGCGATGCTCGCTACATCATTCTTGTGGAAAAG CATGCGATATTTCATCGCCTTGTGGAGGATCGCGTGTTCAATCACATTCCTTGTGTGTTCATCACCGCAAAAGGGTATCCGGACATTGCCACAAG GTTTTTCCTTCATCGGATGAGCATAACATTTCCTCATCTGCCAATTCTTGCTCTAGTAGATTG GAATCCAGCTGGGTTAGCTATACTATGCACCTTCAAGTTTGGGAGCATAGGAATGGGTCTTGAAGCTTACAGATATG CTTGCAATGTTAAGTGGATTGGGCTCAGAGGAGATGATCTTAACCTGATACCAGAAGAGTCTTTGGTTCCTCTCAAGGCAAAGGATTCGCAGATTGCTAAAAGCTTATTGTCCTCCAAAATCTTGCAG GAGAACTACAGAGAGGAGTTGTCACTGATGATCGAAACTGGTAAGAGAGCTGAAATTGAAGCTCTGTATTGCCATGGTTATAACTATCTCGGGAAGTATATAGCCACCAAGATCGTTCAGGGCAAATACATATAA